One part of the Bacteroidia bacterium genome encodes these proteins:
- a CDS encoding DsbA family oxidoreductase yields MPKKIKIDLIMDVICPWCYLGHAHLKKAMAERAGEYPFEVSFKPFLLYPHIPETGIAKQDFKTHRRPGMGRLLLQEAESVGLEIDYKKIDLIPNSLEAHRFLYLLPDYEEQLAFGERIFEAYFSLGQDVGDKEVLLDLALESGINTHSIGKFHTTTEGAQEVEELIQQYREEGISAVPGFRFNDEHLIQGVQQSSAFIRYFDRLQK; encoded by the coding sequence ATGCCTAAGAAAATAAAAATAGACCTGATCATGGATGTGATCTGTCCCTGGTGTTACCTGGGACATGCGCATTTGAAAAAGGCTATGGCTGAACGGGCAGGCGAGTATCCCTTTGAGGTTTCCTTCAAACCCTTTCTCCTCTATCCTCATATACCAGAAACCGGCATAGCCAAACAGGATTTTAAGACCCATCGGCGTCCGGGAATGGGGCGATTACTTTTGCAAGAGGCTGAGTCTGTAGGCCTTGAAATAGATTATAAGAAGATCGACCTCATCCCCAATTCTTTGGAGGCCCATAGATTCTTGTATTTGCTCCCTGATTATGAAGAGCAGCTGGCCTTCGGAGAAAGGATTTTCGAAGCCTATTTCTCTCTCGGACAGGATGTGGGCGATAAAGAGGTGCTTCTGGATCTTGCCTTGGAATCTGGTATCAATACTCATAGTATCGGCAAGTTCCATACGACTACAGAGGGTGCTCAGGAAGTAGAAGAACTGATCCAGCAGTATCGGGAAGAAGGCATAAGTGCTGTTCCCGGATTTCGCTTCAATGATGAACATCTGATTCAGGGAGTCCAGCAAAGCTCTGCTTTCATCCGCTACTTTGATCGATTGCAGAAATAA